ATATAATAACACTGATTTGACTTTGCAGGGTCATATGGCGAGGTATACCGTGCAGAATGGAATGGCACAGTAAGTCTTATTTCTGATTGAATATCTATTCGTCTACCCTGAGTAGAAATAAGAACCATAGCACATTAGCTCTAAAGTTTGACAAGTCACCAATTTTCTGTGCTCCATTTTCCAGAGAAAGCAAAAtggatttgttttttttcatgGATCAGTTTTCTAATTTTCTGAAGGGTTCTTTCAAATTAgagattattttatatttcgTTTATGTGTCAATCTTTTCCATGAATTCTGAAATTGTAGGAGCTATTAACACTATTGGATGTGTGCACACTCTCTTATCATAAGAGGCGTGTGTGCACACTAGCTATTAAATGACTTGACGAAATATTTAGGCACCTTACACTTTTCATCAAAATTGTTTCAAAAAATGTCATTCGGAGAGGATaatgacaaaaagaaaataggcaaaaattgagaaatcatTGGATCAGATGTGGTTCTCATGATTCCAAGCGGAAGGATAAGAAGAGTTTCCACTCTACTTTACTTTTAGTGGCACTGGTGCCTGTAAATTTCTCCCTgattccaatttatgtgacgtAGTTTGACGCGGGATGAAgtttgaaagaaaagaagacttttgaaacttgtggtttTACACATGTCATAACATTTGTGTAGCTgtaagacttttgaaacttgtggtttaCACATGCCCTAACATTTTAAGGAAGAGCTCATTTctcattaagagtaaaatgagaagtttaaagttgaattactttcaaatatagaaatgtgctaatttttttagaattgatTAATAAGGGAATcctgtcacataaattggaacaaagtATGTTTGGAATACAAGATGATGGTAAGGGTAATTTAGAAGCGACATTGAACTTCAAGTAAACTCAAAGCAACTATTTCAAACAATATTATGCATAGTATTGGCAAGATTTTCCTCTTAGATCTCTGTATGTAGCTTAATAGATAAGCTGATATTTCCTTTCACAAATTCCTTTCTTCCCATAGTCACTATAGTTACAACCGAACTCTCACCCATGAACTTCATTATGTCCTCTTTCCTATTTCTCTCCTTACTAAAGCACCTGACAAAATCTAAAATTGGTTCAGCCAGATTCTAATTGAGCATTTTGTTCCTGATTAAAGACATATACACTTGGCAGAAAACACTGACAACCCCTTTAACTTGCCAATAAAATTCATTTTGGCATTCAAACTATGGCATGTTCCTATTAAGCACCTGCACATGATTAAATATTTCTATTTGACACTTTTGGCTCAAAGTTTGGAAAATCTTTTGCTCCTGTTCTCGAGTGCTCATTCCATAGATAAGTTAATCACATAAATATGTCACATCCTTTAATTATAGACATCAACCTTAGTTGGAACATGCATGAGGTTTTACGGCCTATTGATCTAATGTGAACAATCAAAGGAGGTGAGATACAACTAGTTAACTTATCTATGTAATGGGTGCTTGCGAACACACAGAAGCTTTTCTAAAATTGAGCCGGAATTGTCTAAAGGTGTTTGGGTACTCAATCGGAATAGGCTGTAGTTTGAGTGTCCGAATGAAATTTATTGGCAAGTTTGAAGGGTTTTCGAAGTATTCCTTTTGCCTATACACTTCCTTTTTTGATAAGAATGCATATATaaacacatacatatatacatgctcACATAACGAGAATATGTGTACATGTAATAGTGATGGTCTCTCTTTATCAAATCAATCTACCCCCAGCTTAATGTTTCAACCATTTTCTTTCATTCTCCATTGATCTTAAAATCACAGACCATGCGCTCCAATTCTCCGTTAATTGTATGAGCTATTTTGATTATCCTTAAAATTGAAGAGATTGTAAAGTAGTTACAACCAAAAATTGAATTAACATATGAAACACTATGTTTAGAAACCATGGCAAGGAAATCCCATTGTCTTGGTTTTTCTATTCCTTTTGCCAAGTCCCCCCAAATTAAActtaatcaaatcaaatagaCTATGCCCTCAAACTAAATTCATTAGATGGTGAATAATCAGAGAGAATAATGAAGAATAAAGGGGAATAAATGAACTACAAATTTTGGGTAAAGGCTGGGCATAGTTATAGCAATCAAACTAAACCTAATCAAtgtaaattaatcaaattaatatgaaattatgaatcGTGTGATAATCTTAACACTCTCCTTGAAGTATTTTTGTCATAGTCTCCAAACGTGTTGCAAATGTATTCAATTCGAggaattttgtttttgtaagaAAATCCACTTGTTGATCATTTAATTTGATGAAGCTAGAAGCAATTCATCCGGATAAAATTTTCTGTTCTTAAAACACAATCCACCTCTATGTCATGTTCTTTCATGAGAAAACTAGACTTGAGGCAATATGATTTTGACATATTGGTTTTATCTATTATACTTTACTTCACGTCTACTCTTGGAGAAGTTATTTCTTTACTAAATTGGTGACAACATCTTGGTTTTCACTCTTCAAAGAAATTAGATTTTCTCTAATCATGACACAGTATTTAGAAGTAGCTTATCTATCTAATCGAGAACTAGCCCAATACAACTACTCTTCAAATCCCAAGCTATTTGGGATctgttatatatatatccttaccATTCATTTCATTCTACGTCTTTTCTTAGGAGCACATCCCAACATATCCTATTATAGGATAAATAGTAAGAGCGAAATATATGCACCACAAGTTTTGTAAGAATAAGAAAAGAGAAGTTAAGGTGAGATTAGACGGGATTGTGGTTGTCTAAAAGCAAACAATTCAAATATCTTGGTTCGTTCCACGAGAATGGAATGATAGATGAAGATgttaaacaaaatcaaatcagatggttgaaattcaaatttgctACCGGGGTGTTATATGATGGAAGCATGCCTACCAAAATGAAGGATAAGTTCTATAGAACAGTTATAAGACCAACAATGTATATGGGAGTGAATGTAGGGCCATTTAAGTCCAACATATCTGTAATATGAGTGTTTAGGAGATGCATATGCTCATACACGATTAGacaagattaaaatataccacCTTCGCCAAAAAGTACAAGTAGCACACgctaaagataaaataaaaggttgCTTGAGATAGTTTGGTGATGTCCTGCGTCAATCTCTAGATGCACCGGCTCGTAGATGTAATACCATGGTAAGTGAATGTGTTAACTAAGATCACGTGGAAGGAAGTTATCTAAACGACctataatttttctttggaaGTCTCATGCAGAGTTAGCGAAACTTAGGGCACAAcggataaaataaacatttatacaGGTGATCGAATTAGTTGGGAATATGCTTTGGTCGTGTTAGTACATTTATTTTAGGTTTCGTGCTTTCTAGCATTCTTTTAGCCCTATCTGAGATTTTTATGCCTACAGAAATATAGACAAGGCActctttctatattttattttttgcccTATCtgagatttttgtttttttcttgtcTTTGTGTTCTCTGGTATCTTGTCAAATCTTTGTTCTGGTTAGTGGTTAGTGGTGTCCTAGAAAACTGACATGTGCTGATCACTCACTGTCCATCCATTACTTTGAACTGATAAAAGTAATGAAAGAAATAGACTAGCATCCCGCACCTCTGTAGTCTGTGCCAGTAGCATGAGAATGGTCTGGAATGTTTACTGTAGtgattgtataatttttttgataacccTGTAGTGATTGTATAATTATCTAACACTCTTTTTctgtaaatttaatttaatggaATGAATCTTTCTATATTGCAGGAAGTTGCTGTGAAGAAATTCATGAATCAGGATATAACAAATGATGCCCTTGAACAGTTTAAATGTGAAGTAAGTTGTAACTGGACAATGATAATGATATCACTGTACTATGAGTTCTCCTGAACTTTAAGAACTCTTTGTGTGTATTGCATTTTGCAGATTGAAATTATGTTGAGGCTGAGACATCCTAATGTTGTTCTATTCATGGGAGCTGTAACTCGTCCCCCAAATCTCTCTATATTGACCGAGTTCCTTCCCAGGTTGAGAACTCTTTGCTACATGCACATCTACTGACATACTACACTTGGAAGTTTGCCCATTTCTTAAATGTTTTGTCTTGGCTTTCTAATTTTGGCTCATGGGATTTCAAACCATTCGTGTGACAGGAAATTCTGCATTGTTGTCGGTTTGTAGTGGCTTGTACCTTTTACATTTGTGTTCTCTCAAATCTTTCTTTTGGGAGAGCAAATGGTTACACAGTTTAAAATGTGCAAGAACTCCTATCTCATCTGAAATACCTCCTAGCTCTATTGCTATTGATGCTGAGATATTTGATAGTATATCACATTTGTTATTGAGTAATATATCAATTTTGTGTTTCTCTGCTGAAGTGTATCTGATATCTGTAGTTTTGGTGCAGGGGAGGTTTATATAAGCTACTGCATCGTCCAAACATCCTTATTGAGGAGAAAAAGCGTATGCGGATGGCACTTGATGTGGTATTTATTTGATGCTGAACagccccacccccacccctcaCGGGTTTGTTATCAGTTTTAGTTTTCTGTTTGCTAATGGCTCAACTTCTTGTAGGCCAAAGGAATGAATTACTTGCACACAAGCAACCCTATCATTGTGCATCGAGATTTGAAGACTCCGAATCTTCTGGTTGATAAAAATTGGGTTGTTAAGGTGTGTCTGACTTGAATCTTGAAATAGTAGCCTATAAAATTTGTAAGAAGTAAGCTTCTGTTTATCCCCCAATAATCCATGCTTCTTCCATGCTTGAAGGTTTGTGATTTTGGGATGTCTCGCATGAAGCACCACACATTTCTCTCTTCAAAGTCAACTGCTGGAACGGTGATTGCATGCTCACTTTTTATGACTCAGTTTATGCCATCTTTCCAGGCCTCTTTCCTGCTGTCCACTACCCTTTGAGAACAAAAACAAGAACTAACAAAGATTATGGTCTAAATAGGTTGAGAAAAAGATAAGATCTGAAACCGTCAAATTTTCTAATGGTATTCCATTAATTGCAGGCTGAATGGATGGCACCAGAAGTTTTAAGGAATGAACCATCCAATGAAAAGTGAGTTTACTCTTTATTAATACTGTTCTTGAGGCTGAACTTTGCTATGGTTATTAGTTTTGGATTTTCTTAGATGAGTTTTGTTTGTCTGGTTTGCAGATCTGATGTGTACAGTTTTGGTGTAATACTCTGGGAGTTAACTACTCTCCAAGTGCCATGGACAGGGATGAACTCAATGCAAGTTGTTGGAGCTGTTGGTTTTCAGGGTAGACGCCTTGATATTCCTCCAAGTGTTGATCCCATAGTTGCAGAGATTATAAGCGAATGTTGGAATCAGTATGTATCTATTGAACTTTGATACAATTTCATGTGCAAATGATTTCCAGTGTGTTGATGTCCAAAAGAATGTGTCTTCGTTTAAATGGCTAATACCCTTTTTTTCTGCAGAGATCCCCAAGTGCGCCCCTCTTTTGCGCAGATTATAAGTCGTCTTAAACGTCTTCAGCGTCTTAATATCCAGGGATTTGAAACTTGTACAAATCAGCATTAAGGTTGACAGGTTAGGCATTGTTGTAATAATAACAGAAGCTTGTTGCTGGGCTCAAAGTGCCAGAGCAACTGAGAATTGATTGCAAAGTCTTGTAGATGCAAAGAAGCACTCGAGAAAACCCTGGATTGGAAGCAGTTGGTTCATTCGAAGTGGGGACTCAACGCAACCAATTCAGAAACAAGCAGATATCTCCAAGTCAATGGCTGCACGAAGTGCAGTAGTTGAAAATTAGGTCATAGTGATCGTTGTGTTCAGTCTTGAGTTatgtaaaaggaaaaaagaaaaaaaaaatcctttttagttttagttagttttaGGCTGATGAATGCACAGCACCATTGAGATATGTAATGAGTTCCAAAAAGGAGCAGCAGAAGAAAAATCTCAATTCTGTGAAGGTCGTCGAAGGAAGCAATTGTAAACAGTCGGTCTCTGCAGGTTGTACCAACAGAAGAATAAATGGAAATGAGGAAAATTTCCTACATTACCATCTTCATTCTCTTTGTTgtgcttatatatatagtgaagTGAAGACATTTTTGTGTATAGTAATACATACGGTGTACAGTAAGTACAGTGCTAAACTTATTTGCTAGACGTAGAACCACCAACTTGAGTAAGGAGCCTTATGCCTGCTGATTCAACTCATTGCTAAGGTTATTAAAATCTCCCTACCACTTTTGCAGGTGAACTGTTCTGTTTTGGCTTTGGTTAAATGCTTTTGTGAATAAGTCATCTATCTGTCTTCTCTTACATTTGTGACAACTAGCTATGACAGACAGATCAAGGaattataaatgataaattgCAAGAATATCTATCGCAGCTTAAATTCTCGAATCAACTTATGTTAAGGTGATTCCCACAATTCTTATACATTGATGGGAATTTTTCAAGTTGTAATTAGGGAATTCTTTTTATCTACTTGTCAAATACTTGGAAATAAGTGTAATGTTTACAAACTACAACTTTTGGAGATTCACAAGTTTCAACAAGTACACACTATTAGGAAGAATTTCAATGACTTTCAAAATGCAAGTattgattttagtttttagCCAAGGAAAATTCACAAATAGCAGTACTTTGAGCCCTAATTACCAACTATAGCGATAGTTTGGCTAATTATCAAATATAGTTCACTTTTAAAAAGCCTTGTGATACAATGTATCGATTCAAGTTGTATCAAAGcaaacatatacaaaattaattGGTACATTGATACAAAAGCGAATCGATATAACTCCAAGCAAAATAGATAAAGTTCAAACTCTCACCATGTATTGTAATTTTTGAGCGTATATTTGCTTTGTCAAATAAATTTTCCTTCTTTATCTCATACATCCAAGAGTCGACCAAACCATAAGGCCGCTAAAGCCTTGACCTTAAGCACAGCATCATTATGGCCTCAAAATTTGTCTATGTACATTATTATTCAAAGGTTTTAAGTTGTATGTTTTCTGAtgaattttgtttatatttattgatgaatGAATGCACAAACTAAGATTAagtttttgacttttatttattactacaTTACCtctccttcttttcttttcttttgttctcACTGCACATACGTGCATTCATTTTCTCTTTGCCACGTATGGTTGATTCATTCACCATAAAAGTAAGCCCTTTGAGATTATAGAATCAaggtatttatttttatgtaacctCAATGAATTCAAGCATCCAAAAGAGTTGTAACATAGTAGTGTAActcaacttgattttctccaatttaaattttacttttttttcttgtccTAATCTTACACAGttatttaattgaatatatttaGTGAAATATATTGTTAATAATACAATGTTTAATACTtcttaaatattgaattaatataaactaatttttaaaagttaaaattaataaCACTCAAATGtctgagaaaataaaaattgcagAAATGAGGATATTATGATGGATATAAGGGTATATTAGGAGGGATAGGATTAGAGATAAAGATATTTGGGACAAGGTGGGAGGAGGTTCAATGGAGGATAAGAAGTGGGAAGTGAGGATGAGATGATTTGGGCATAATAAGAGGCGAGGCAGTGATGCCCAAGTGCGAATGTATGAGAGGTTAGCTATGTCTAGTTTCAGGAGAGTTGGGGATAGACCAAAGAAGTATCGAGGAGAGGTGATTATACATGGCACGACACAGTTTCAACTTACAGAAAATATGATCGCAGATAGTAGGTTGTGGAAGATAAGAACTAGATAGAAGATTAATAGGTAGTAGAGTGTTGTCTCACTTATCTTTCCATACTATTAGTCATAAACTTACTACTCCAGTTTTTGGTCCTTCAAATTTTGTTactatttattgtttcttgtacttcgataatcatattatttgttgcaATTATTGTTCAGAATCATGCttcctattttttttcatgGCTTCTTCacttatgttattttcttttttccgtactactttgaaatatttcttcttGAGCCAAGAGTCTTATTGAAAATAGCCTATCTACCTCGAAGGTATAAATAAAATCTATGTACACTCTAACCATCCCCTTGTCGTCCGCCCACAAACTCaattttgtgggatttcactaaaTGAGTTTGCGGCCACCTACTCTAATCTAATTTAGATAGTCCTTACCACCTTTCCCGTCCAATAGGAACATTTAAGTACAAGAAGTTCTATTAACAAGAATAAACAAAATACTTAACATCTCTCTGAAGGATCGATCTAGTCTAGACAGATATATGTGGAATGTTTTATTTATATGGCAtgattttttaaaggaaaaagagtTTGATATATCCATTAACTTTGACATTTAAAGTTGATATACCATTTGTTATGAAAATAACTCATATATATCCCTActgttatacaaatgactcgCATACCCTTGTAAGGATATATATAAGTCATTTGTATAAcgataaaattatatatgagctaaataataaagttaaaaagtatATCAGACTCTTcatcttttttaaataaaagaaaatgtataCACAATATCAAGAGTGTAGTGAAAGAGATAGGTATGAAAGCTTCGAATAACTTAGGTATAAcactcaaaataaaaaataaaatttgacacTTCACTTTGTATTTATTCAGAGAAGAAAAAATACCTTACAATTCTCCAAAAGTATACTCAACTCTTGATATTTTTTGCATTCACTATCACTATAGATTTTTTTCATgatgaagaaacaaaaatgtACAAACTTCCCTGTAGTTTTATTAGCAACTAAAGGAAACAGGGCAAATGCAAATGGCCATATCAGTGGCAACACCATTTTCACCAAATCATCAACCTTTCTGTTTTCCTTCTTCATCAACTCAATATCTCAAAATCCACCATTTTCATAACCAAAGATTTATTCCAAGAATACCCTTTTCATCTTTCAGAAATAACAACCCTTTACCAGAAACTGAGTGTCCAGTTCCACTAGACCAGCAGCCTGTTAACGAATTCAAAACCCTCTCTGATTCTTTCCCTTTTTCATGGGCTTCTGGTGACTTGGTTGAGTACTGTTCCCGTTTATTTGCTACTGGACTTGCTTTTGCCCTCTTTGTGGGTCTGCCCGTTAACTTATACGGGTCAGCTGGACCCATAGCCGAACCCCTTAAACCGTTCTTGGGTGCTGTTTCTGGTGGCCTTATTGTTGTTACTTTGGCTGTTGTGAGGATGTATCTTGGTTGGGCTTATGTTGGTAACAGATTGCTTAGTGCCACTGTTGAATGTACtgatctttctttttcttatttttcttgttggattgttatttttatgtcaATTAATCACTATCTGTTTTGGCTTTGCTTGGTGATAGATGAAGAAACAGGATGGTATGATGGCCAGGTACTACTTCTTATGTTTTCTTCAATTTATGCCATTTGTTTTTGTCATTTATTTGGACAGTAAGTACCTTTAGCTAATGGGATTGGACTCCATGAACTAATgcactttgtttggatggttgttacatattgttttataatgtttCATATTATATTGTGTTGTGTTGTATTGTATCAATACTgtgttgttttaatgaatacaatgtttgaatagattgtatCATTCTCCGtcgttacataatgtcacaaattcatgatttgaatgataaacctacTAGAAAAATCCGTACAGGGTAGATCTACTACGAAAAGGTAGggtaaaagatgaaatataattattaaataataaataaagacaaaatgagaagaaaatattaaggtaatgACACAAACACACCAAATCGGTCGTTACATAAAATGGGTCTTTTCGTCGTTACCTAACGATGGATTTAAACTATTAGATACAATAGTATTTAAGTAACAATTAAAACAACAATGTATTTAAACTAaccatacaatacaatacaccgggtaacaaccatccaaacaaggtgtaacTCTCTAATGAATGCTACTTGGCCTTTGGCTTCAgagagtattttatttttttcttttgttgaaaaTTCTGATTTTTATTAGGATTAGTTGTACTAAATGTGTCTGGTGCACGAAAAATCTTGTGTTCACTCAGGGTTCGGGGAAGGGCTGCATTCCAAGAGAGTGTGATGTAGGCAGCCACCTTTCCATAGCTCAAATTCATGACATGGTCATATAGAAACAACTTTACCGTTTCTCCTCCCCTTCACAATTAGTAGTGCTAGTCAGAGTAAAATATGTCCAAATGGACAGAAAATGGATGTAGAAGATTACTGAGAAAACTGCTtcaatatttaatgaatttctaTTTGCCGACATATTGAGTAGTACCTATCAAATTCATTATAGTATAGTTTTGTTATCCTTTTAAGAAATATGCAACATTGCAGGATTAGATCGTGATCAAAAGCATTAATGAATCTTGATCCCTATAACTTAATTCAAATAGGTTTGAAAAGGTATTGTGAAGCAGTGAAAGGTTGTGTACCCTCCAATTTTTACTTCTTAACTGCTACCTTTTAACCAAGCAAAGAAGATGTCCCCAACATAGTTTAGGTCCAATCTTTTCTGGGAGTGGTAATAATTGTCTTGACTTTGATGCATTCAGCTGCACCTTAGCTAACTAGTTCTTGGTCTGATTGTTGCCCTATTACACATGTTTAACATAGAGGCTAGAACTGCCAGTCTTATTTCTGACCAAAATTGTTTTGCTTTTCTGATATTGCAATCATTGATCTTGTTCTTTCCCTGAACAATAACTTGATCTATGGTTTCAGAATCGTCATTTATTTACTGAAATGTGATATCTACATGAATATGCCCATTCAAACAGTTTTGCACACCTTGAATGTTGCACCAGAAAGCCAAAACCATAGACATCTGAACTTCAACAGTTGTACAAGGCTCTCTTTTCCTTCAGAACGTACcgagttttgtataaatttttctaggAAAAACACAATGCTTTTGTAGGAGAAAAATCAGATTTTGGATGCAACCCTTACAACTGAAAAGTTAGTCAATTCAATTCCTTACATATGGATGTTGGAGATCCTATCATGTATGCTGGACATAGAGAAGGTATATGATCAGGTTAATCGGAAATATTCTGATATACTGCTTGTTGAGAATTGGATTTGGATAGAAGTGGAGACATTAGATCTTGTATATCTCTAAGGGAGATGGGAGCCTCTTAGTTTCTTTGAAATAATAGGGGCTTTAGATAGAGCCCCCTCTTCCCTCTGCTATTTCTTCTAGTTATGAAAGGCCACAGTTGGATGTTGACAAGTAAAGGTAGGAGAATATATGCAAGGCTTTCAGGTCAATGATTACCTTGGAGGATGTAAAACTGTGTGCCTCACCTCCTGTTCTCAAATTATATTCTGTTCCTCAGTTATCTGTATATGTCGAAGATCCGGTATCTATTCAGAACTTTAGAATGAGGTGAACAATTTTCAGGCCTGGAAATGAACTTAAGGAAGTCGGAATTGATTCCAGTGGGACTCCTCCAGAATGATCAGGATTTTCCCTAGCAGTGGGTTGTGGGGTAGTCTCACTACCCACAGAATATTTGGGATGTGCAGTTAAAGGGAAGTTTAAAGATGTAGATCTCTAGAGGCTTGTAATTGTAAGATGAAAGAAAAGGTTGGAAAGGTGGAAACACATAATTTTTAAGGGATGCAAAATAACTATCCTTTCTAATTTTCCACATGTTATATGCCATTGTCCTGAATTACTGCGAGGTTGATGAAGTTGATGAAAGATGTCCAATGGGAAGGAAAAGAGTGGAGAAGACTTAGTTGAATGGAAGGCGAAAGAAGCTTAATAGAAATGGGTGGATTTGTAATTCATTGGTTATTGTCTTT
This genomic stretch from Solanum stenotomum isolate F172 chromosome 10, ASM1918654v1, whole genome shotgun sequence harbors:
- the LOC125841134 gene encoding uncharacterized protein ycf36 isoform X2 translates to MQMAISVATPFSPNHQPFCFPSSSTQYLKIHHFHNQRFIPRIPFSSFRNNNPLPETECPVPLDQQPVNEFKTLSDSFPFSWASGDLVEYCSRLFATGLAFALFVGLPVNLYGSAGPIAEPLKPFLGAVSGGLIVVTLAVVRMYLGWAYVDEETGWYDGQIWVKTPEVLARDRLLGSFSVKPVLSRLKNTLVVLATSLLVCVVVFVNIENGQKDSYIPSEEAGGRSVPGVYNDESARSFEPDAFCGGEPADP
- the LOC125841134 gene encoding uncharacterized protein ycf36 isoform X1, which gives rise to MQMAISVATPFSPNHQPFCFPSSSTQYLKIHHFHNQRFIPRIPFSSFRNNNPLPETECPVPLDQQPVNEFKTLSDSFPFSWASGDLVEYCSRLFATGLAFALFVGLPVNLYGSAGPIAEPLKPFLGAVSGGLIVVTLAVVRMYLGWAYVGNRLLSATVEYEETGWYDGQIWVKTPEVLARDRLLGSFSVKPVLSRLKNTLVVLATSLLVCVVVFVNIENGQKDSYIPSEEAGGRSVPGVYNDESARSFEPDAFCGGEPADP